The Algoriphagus sanaruensis genome window below encodes:
- a CDS encoding tetratricopeptide repeat protein has product MKKLILSIALVGASSLAFGQKKVVREAEKGFKSGDLQAALTAIDAATANPETSGDPATFLLKAQIETKIFGSDSSNTMETLEKGNAALATFLKAFEMAGSDKNAGVGKEVYEEDLMGVPDNLRPYSVITLKNTSYDKALERYQAEDLELAYEFFNFSTEIDNADTLSHYNAAYVANDLGEYENAKKHLYALLDIENYGADNKANVYYMLIPILTNEDKNSEGAYELVKKAREILPEDKFLAEIEINLLLQLDKMDEAMSQINTALANDPNNTGLLLRAGYLKEKAGDIEGALADYQKSVSIDPNFFEGNYYTGALLLEQATEMLNGLNSLSDAEWEKQSPIVGAKADENYKKAVVYFNKATEIRPDNTDILIILYQINTRLKNNAEVEAINKKLVEKLGPNWMDN; this is encoded by the coding sequence ATGAAAAAGCTCATTCTCTCTATAGCCCTAGTAGGTGCTTCCTCTTTGGCTTTTGGACAAAAAAAGGTGGTACGTGAAGCAGAAAAAGGCTTCAAATCTGGAGACTTACAAGCTGCTTTGACTGCAATTGATGCAGCTACTGCCAATCCTGAAACTAGCGGTGATCCTGCTACTTTCCTTCTTAAGGCTCAAATCGAAACCAAAATCTTTGGTTCTGATTCTTCCAATACCATGGAAACCTTGGAAAAAGGGAATGCAGCCCTTGCTACCTTTTTGAAAGCCTTTGAAATGGCCGGTAGTGATAAAAATGCTGGAGTAGGTAAGGAAGTTTATGAAGAAGATTTGATGGGTGTTCCTGACAACCTTCGACCATATTCTGTCATTACCTTGAAAAACACTTCCTATGACAAGGCATTGGAAAGGTATCAAGCAGAAGATTTGGAGCTTGCTTACGAGTTCTTCAATTTCTCTACTGAAATTGATAATGCAGATACACTATCTCATTACAATGCAGCATACGTAGCCAATGACCTTGGAGAATATGAAAATGCGAAAAAGCACTTGTATGCGCTTTTAGATATTGAAAACTATGGTGCTGATAATAAGGCAAACGTTTACTATATGTTGATTCCAATCCTTACCAATGAGGATAAAAATTCTGAAGGTGCTTATGAATTGGTAAAAAAGGCACGTGAAATCCTTCCTGAAGATAAGTTCCTAGCAGAAATTGAAATCAACTTGTTGCTTCAATTGGATAAAATGGATGAGGCTATGTCTCAAATCAATACTGCACTAGCGAATGACCCGAATAATACTGGACTTCTTTTGAGAGCAGGTTATTTGAAAGAAAAGGCTGGAGACATTGAAGGTGCTTTGGCTGATTATCAAAAGTCAGTTTCCATTGATCCAAATTTCTTTGAAGGAAACTATTACACTGGCGCTCTTTTATTAGAGCAGGCAACTGAAATGTTGAATGGATTGAATAGTCTTTCTGACGCTGAGTGGGAAAAACAATCTCCAATCGTTGGTGCAAAGGCTGATGAAAACTACAAGAAGGCAGTAGTTTATTTTAATAAAGCCACTGAAATCAGACCTGATAATACAGATATCCTTATCATTCTTTATCAAATCAACACTCGTTTGAAAAACAATGCTGAAGTTGAGGCAATTAACAAAAAGCTTGTTGAAAAATTGGGTCCAAATTGGATGGATAATTAA
- a CDS encoding PIG-L family deacetylase: MKPTKLNYLLLLVFCFFKFGFGLTQSIPSSEIYHELLRLKETKRVLYVAAHPDDENTRLIAYLSHGEHAQVAYLSLTRGDGGQNLIGKELGIELGQIRTQELLKARETDGGRQYFTRALDFGYSKNPDETLQNWEKQKVLADVVWTIRKFQPDIIITRFNTIPGITHGHHTTSAILAGEAFELAGNPNAFPEQLAFVKPWQPKRIFFNAYNFRGEFQPEEGKKYHAFEVGGYDPLLGKTFHQIAADSRTMHKSQGFGSTAGTGLAKDYLEQVGGEEYSNTPFDGIQDRWEQITGGKEVVAQLNQLLKGFNFVQPDQNIPALLSLRKTILNLNSQELWVKEKLGTLDQIIVNALGLKYEYIARKETGFPGEKIKTELILTNPSKVEIQGVSFQVKDTYYDVKSTKENSTVTIPVDLEIPEQIPFSQPYWLENPLDGALFSVPDQHEIGVPFSTEILGGDLSFSIGDQQFKVPTQLFYKYNDQVAGEIKQPFVIVPEVDLTLSSDLVFLVSGADPTLTVTVNFRGSYFEGELNFEGLSTNEFRVLSVEDIPTEKKRIFKIAFLPNQAGTKRIKASFDTPSGKQFSLITKRISYSHIPNLTYFSPAEFELIQADWKLSGGKIGYIPGAGDDVPGVLSSLGYKVTMIGEEDFTVDYLSQFQAIVVGIRAYNTNQALANNQQAIMGYIRSGGNVIVQYNTSSPLLTSQIGPYPFTIGRDRVTVQGSPVQVDWSNPILSSPNQIVDSDFEGWVQERGLYFAEKPDEQFQTPLVMQDPGENPSSGSLITAKYGEGRFTYTGISFFRQLPAGVPGAIKLFINLIEQ; the protein is encoded by the coding sequence ATGAAACCAACTAAACTGAATTATTTATTACTTCTAGTTTTTTGTTTTTTTAAATTCGGATTTGGATTAACTCAATCCATTCCTTCTTCAGAGATTTATCATGAGCTCCTAAGATTAAAGGAAACCAAGCGTGTTTTATATGTTGCAGCCCACCCCGATGATGAAAATACAAGGCTGATCGCCTATTTATCTCATGGGGAGCATGCTCAAGTTGCTTATTTGAGTCTGACTCGGGGAGATGGGGGACAAAATCTGATAGGAAAAGAATTAGGAATTGAGCTTGGTCAGATTCGAACTCAAGAATTACTCAAGGCAAGGGAAACCGATGGTGGTAGACAATATTTTACCCGTGCATTGGATTTTGGCTACAGTAAAAATCCAGATGAAACGCTTCAAAACTGGGAAAAGCAAAAAGTACTCGCTGATGTAGTTTGGACTATTCGAAAATTTCAGCCAGACATCATCATTACTAGGTTTAATACTATTCCTGGAATCACACATGGACACCATACGACCTCCGCGATTTTAGCTGGAGAAGCATTTGAATTAGCGGGTAATCCTAATGCATTTCCAGAACAGTTGGCTTTTGTGAAACCATGGCAGCCAAAGCGAATTTTCTTTAATGCATATAATTTCAGAGGTGAATTTCAGCCTGAAGAAGGGAAGAAATATCATGCCTTTGAAGTAGGAGGCTATGATCCTTTGCTTGGAAAAACATTTCATCAAATAGCAGCAGATAGCCGAACCATGCATAAATCCCAAGGATTTGGGTCTACCGCAGGGACTGGATTAGCAAAGGATTATTTGGAGCAAGTGGGAGGTGAGGAATATTCGAATACTCCATTTGACGGAATTCAGGATCGCTGGGAACAAATAACCGGTGGAAAAGAAGTGGTTGCGCAGCTGAATCAGCTTTTGAAGGGCTTCAATTTTGTTCAGCCTGACCAAAATATCCCTGCTTTACTTTCTCTTAGGAAAACGATTTTGAATTTAAATTCGCAAGAGCTTTGGGTGAAGGAAAAACTTGGAACCTTGGATCAGATCATAGTTAATGCCTTGGGATTAAAGTATGAATACATCGCTCGAAAAGAAACGGGGTTTCCTGGTGAAAAGATCAAAACCGAGCTTATCCTTACCAATCCATCTAAGGTTGAAATTCAAGGAGTTTCATTTCAGGTAAAAGACACGTATTATGATGTGAAATCTACCAAAGAAAATTCTACTGTTACAATTCCAGTCGATCTTGAAATACCAGAACAAATTCCGTTTTCGCAGCCTTATTGGTTGGAGAATCCGTTGGACGGGGCTCTTTTCTCAGTTCCTGATCAACATGAAATAGGGGTTCCTTTTTCTACAGAAATCTTAGGAGGTGATCTTTCTTTTTCAATTGGAGATCAACAGTTTAAAGTGCCAACTCAGCTATTTTACAAATACAATGATCAAGTAGCTGGAGAAATAAAACAGCCATTTGTCATTGTACCTGAAGTAGACTTGACACTTTCATCAGACTTGGTTTTCCTAGTTTCAGGAGCAGACCCAACTTTGACCGTTACAGTAAATTTCCGGGGATCTTATTTTGAGGGAGAATTAAATTTTGAAGGACTCTCCACAAATGAATTTAGAGTGCTGAGTGTTGAGGATATTCCAACTGAAAAAAAGCGAATCTTTAAAATTGCTTTTCTTCCAAATCAAGCAGGGACAAAAAGAATCAAGGCATCATTTGACACACCATCTGGTAAGCAGTTTTCTTTAATCACCAAGCGAATTTCGTATAGCCATATTCCTAATCTCACCTATTTTTCCCCAGCTGAATTCGAATTAATTCAAGCGGATTGGAAGCTCTCGGGTGGTAAAATAGGATACATTCCGGGGGCTGGAGATGACGTTCCTGGAGTTCTTTCTTCGCTTGGCTATAAGGTTACTATGATAGGTGAGGAAGACTTTACGGTAGATTACCTCAGTCAATTTCAAGCGATTGTAGTTGGGATTAGAGCTTACAACACCAATCAAGCTTTGGCTAATAATCAACAGGCTATCATGGGATACATTAGGTCGGGTGGTAATGTAATAGTTCAATACAATACCAGTTCTCCATTGTTAACAAGTCAAATCGGTCCTTATCCCTTTACAATTGGTCGTGATCGAGTTACGGTGCAAGGTTCTCCTGTTCAAGTAGATTGGTCTAATCCAATCCTCTCTTCACCAAATCAGATCGTGGATTCGGATTTCGAGGGTTGGGTTCAGGAGCGTGGGTTGTATTTTGCAGAAAAACCAGATGAACAATTTCAAACTCCTTTGGTGATGCAGGACCCGGGAGAAAATCCATCATCAGGATCATTAATTACTGCCAAGTATGGAGAAGGACGTTTTACCTATACTGGAATTTCCTTTTTCCGTCAATTGCCAGCAGGTGTTCCGGGGGCTATTAAATTATTCATCAACTTGATTGAGCAATAA
- a CDS encoding 2-hydroxyacid dehydrogenase, which yields MSLAIISPGRNPKVWIDALAAIDPNLEIQVYPDISSPEKVEMALLWQHPPGYLSTFPNLKLISSLGAGVDHILSDPAVPESLPIVRIVDEKLTWSMTNYVVMGVLNFHRQITRYQADQKRKVWDMSNPEIPVKVGVMGVGALGGDVLDKLNYMGFEVCGFGFSEKKSFSYSYFSKDQLAEFLKNINVLVCLLPLTPETEGILNKDLFALCNPGTYLINVARGKHLIEEDLIPALESGQLAGAMLDVYRTEPLPENHPFWEESRICLTPHIASVTNPKAAAPQIVENFKRLKNNSTLLNLVNRQKGY from the coding sequence ATGAGTTTAGCAATAATAAGCCCTGGAAGAAATCCCAAGGTTTGGATTGATGCACTTGCTGCTATTGATCCTAATTTGGAGATTCAGGTCTATCCTGATATTTCTTCGCCTGAAAAGGTTGAAATGGCCTTGCTTTGGCAACATCCTCCGGGATATTTATCCACTTTTCCTAATCTTAAATTGATTAGTTCCCTGGGTGCTGGTGTTGATCATATTTTATCCGATCCAGCTGTACCTGAAAGTTTGCCAATTGTCAGAATTGTAGATGAAAAACTGACTTGGTCGATGACCAATTATGTGGTTATGGGAGTTTTGAATTTTCATCGACAAATCACTCGTTATCAAGCTGATCAAAAACGCAAAGTCTGGGATATGTCCAATCCTGAAATTCCTGTAAAAGTTGGAGTAATGGGAGTGGGAGCATTAGGAGGAGATGTGTTGGACAAGTTAAATTACATGGGATTTGAAGTTTGTGGTTTCGGTTTTTCAGAAAAAAAATCCTTTTCATATTCTTATTTCTCAAAAGATCAATTGGCTGAATTTTTAAAAAATATCAATGTTTTGGTTTGCCTTTTGCCTCTAACTCCTGAAACAGAAGGAATACTTAATAAGGATCTTTTTGCGTTGTGTAATCCAGGAACTTATCTCATCAACGTGGCTCGGGGAAAGCATCTAATTGAAGAAGATTTGATTCCCGCCTTGGAAAGTGGCCAATTGGCAGGAGCGATGCTAGATGTTTACCGTACAGAACCTTTACCGGAAAACCATCCTTTTTGGGAAGAATCTCGAATTTGCCTTACTCCACACATTGCAAGTGTGACCAATCCCAAAGCTGCTGCACCTCAAATAGTGGAAAATTTTAAAAGACTTAAAAATAACTCGACTTTACTAAACCTCGTTAACCGACAAAAAGGGTATTAA
- a CDS encoding acyloxyacyl hydrolase, with translation MKFKHFGWLIAFCLTLTNASAQRKYEHFLSLLYESGPMLSNGTDWGDEVKNAVEYKALDFRLGWKKINTDTYSYLYRNPRFGLGLNFTIPYFEEIGQPYAIYGFMDVPFSRVNLPKRFQTGYFSQFGVGFNVNPYNPNKNPVNQYLGSKINAFVHLGFWAKYPISPSVDFQASLGLKHLSNGASKKPNAGINLVPFSVGVKYRLGSQSEIQSDKFEIPEFKPSSHWNFALYSGMKNYELGAPVYFRGGLGVNYLIQPSYKYRVGLGMDLFYAQGLYSRFPDLKSTFKNQTSLGLVASWEWQLTENLYVPIGFGAYLYRQEHNQEVTWYYERIGLRYRFSNQLFLGLQIKAHRASADFFEFTLGYTISK, from the coding sequence ATGAAGTTTAAACATTTCGGATGGTTGATTGCTTTTTGCTTGACTTTGACGAATGCTTCTGCTCAAAGAAAGTATGAGCATTTTTTATCACTTCTTTATGAAAGTGGTCCTATGCTCAGCAATGGAACAGATTGGGGAGATGAGGTTAAAAATGCTGTCGAGTACAAAGCCCTAGACTTTAGATTAGGCTGGAAAAAGATAAATACTGATACCTATTCATACCTCTATCGAAATCCGAGGTTTGGACTTGGTCTCAATTTTACGATCCCATATTTTGAGGAAATTGGCCAGCCCTATGCTATTTATGGCTTTATGGATGTGCCATTTTCAAGGGTAAATTTGCCCAAACGATTTCAAACAGGATATTTTTCTCAATTTGGGGTTGGATTTAATGTAAACCCCTATAATCCTAATAAAAATCCTGTCAATCAATATTTAGGTTCTAAGATCAATGCTTTTGTCCATTTGGGTTTTTGGGCAAAATATCCAATAAGTCCATCTGTTGATTTCCAAGCTTCTTTGGGATTAAAACACCTTTCCAATGGTGCCTCTAAAAAACCAAATGCAGGAATAAATCTTGTCCCTTTTTCTGTTGGAGTAAAGTATCGGCTTGGAAGTCAAAGTGAAATACAGTCAGACAAGTTTGAAATACCTGAATTTAAGCCATCGAGCCATTGGAATTTTGCATTGTACTCAGGGATGAAAAATTACGAGCTAGGTGCACCAGTTTACTTTAGAGGAGGGCTAGGAGTAAATTATTTAATCCAGCCTAGCTATAAATATCGGGTGGGGTTAGGAATGGATTTGTTTTATGCTCAAGGACTTTATAGCCGATTTCCTGATTTAAAATCCACTTTTAAAAATCAAACCTCACTTGGTTTGGTCGCTTCCTGGGAATGGCAATTGACAGAAAACCTTTATGTTCCAATTGGATTTGGCGCCTATTTATATAGGCAAGAACATAATCAAGAGGTCACTTGGTATTATGAGCGAATTGGTTTGCGTTATCGCTTTTCTAACCAACTATTTTTAGGCTTACAAATTAAGGCACATCGAGCCAGTGCTGATTTTTTTGAGTTTACACTGGGGTATACTATTTCCAAGTGA
- the gyrA gene encoding DNA gyrase subunit A, which translates to MAQGENEHIIPINIEEEMRGAYIDYSMSVIVSRALPDVRDGLKPVHRRILYGMQELGVLHNKPYKKSARIVGEVLGKYHPHGDSAVYDTMVRMAQDWSLRYTLVDGQGNFGSVDGDNPAAMRYTEARLKRIAEELLVDINKETVDFQFNFDDSLKEPTVLPAKVPALLLNGASGIAVGMATNMAPHNLREVIDGIIAYIDNREITVAELMKHITAPDFPTGGIIYGYNGVKAAFETGRGRIVIRGKANIETKDNGNREMIVITEIPYQVNKASMVEKTAQLINEKKIEGISAIRDESDRSGMRVVYELKRDAVANVVLNNLYKQTALQTSFSVNNVALVKGRPLTLNLKDLIVHYVSHRHEVVVRRTEYELKEAEKRAHILEGYLIALDHLDEVISLIRNSADPETARNGLMDRFGLSEIQARAILDMRLQRLTGMERDKIVQEYKEIMALIEELKEILANEDKRMEIIKAELMEMKDRYGDDRRTEIEHDAEDFSYEDMIPNEEVVITVSHQGYVKRTALTEYRTQGRGGVGSRGVSTKEDDWTEYIFTASTHNYLLIFTDKGKLFWLKTYAIPEGSKTAKGRPIQNLINIESDDKIRSIIQVESLDDQDYINNHFLVMVTKQGVIKKTTLEQYSRPRSNGIIALNFREDDQLVNVSMTNGNQHIVIAAKSGRAIHFHESAVRPMGRTATGVKAITLNDQNDYVIGMVCASEEKATLLVVSEKGYGKRSDLEEYRITNRGGKGVKAMNVTEKTGSLVAIKQVVDTDDLMIINKSGITIRISMDELRVMGRATQGVRLIRVGEGDEISSVEKISREEVETPDVSGDDQPENSNGESTNTQEITE; encoded by the coding sequence ATGGCCCAAGGAGAAAACGAGCACATCATTCCAATTAATATTGAAGAGGAAATGCGTGGGGCTTACATCGATTATTCGATGTCAGTCATTGTTTCCAGAGCACTTCCAGATGTCCGAGACGGACTAAAGCCAGTTCACAGACGTATTCTTTATGGAATGCAAGAACTCGGAGTATTGCATAATAAACCTTATAAAAAGTCAGCCAGAATTGTAGGGGAAGTGTTGGGTAAATATCACCCACATGGAGACTCAGCAGTTTATGATACCATGGTTCGAATGGCCCAAGACTGGTCACTTCGATATACCTTGGTAGATGGTCAAGGTAACTTTGGTTCTGTTGATGGGGATAATCCCGCAGCAATGCGATATACCGAGGCGAGATTAAAGCGAATTGCCGAGGAGTTATTGGTTGATATCAATAAAGAAACCGTTGACTTTCAGTTCAACTTTGACGATTCCCTAAAAGAGCCAACTGTCCTTCCTGCTAAAGTACCTGCACTTCTATTAAATGGAGCTTCAGGTATTGCGGTTGGTATGGCTACAAATATGGCTCCTCATAACCTTCGAGAAGTTATTGATGGTATTATAGCCTACATAGATAATCGAGAAATTACCGTAGCAGAATTGATGAAGCATATAACTGCTCCAGATTTCCCTACTGGTGGAATTATTTATGGTTACAACGGCGTAAAAGCTGCCTTCGAAACAGGACGAGGACGAATTGTAATTCGAGGAAAGGCAAATATCGAGACCAAGGATAATGGAAATCGAGAGATGATTGTCATCACAGAAATTCCTTATCAGGTAAATAAAGCGAGCATGGTTGAAAAAACTGCTCAGCTTATCAATGAAAAGAAAATCGAAGGAATTTCTGCTATCCGGGATGAGTCAGATAGATCTGGGATGCGTGTCGTTTATGAACTCAAACGCGACGCCGTAGCCAATGTGGTTTTAAATAACCTATATAAGCAGACAGCTCTTCAGACCTCATTTTCAGTCAATAACGTTGCCCTCGTAAAAGGTCGTCCTTTAACTCTAAACTTGAAAGACCTGATTGTACATTATGTCAGTCATCGTCATGAAGTGGTAGTAAGGAGAACTGAATATGAGCTTAAAGAGGCAGAAAAAAGGGCACATATCTTAGAAGGATATTTGATCGCGCTCGATCACTTGGATGAAGTGATTTCGCTGATTCGAAATTCTGCAGATCCTGAGACCGCTCGAAATGGATTGATGGATCGATTTGGATTAAGTGAGATTCAGGCTCGCGCCATTTTGGATATGAGACTTCAGCGTCTCACCGGAATGGAACGAGATAAAATCGTTCAAGAGTACAAAGAGATCATGGCCTTGATTGAGGAATTGAAAGAAATCCTCGCCAATGAAGATAAGCGAATGGAGATCATCAAGGCCGAACTTATGGAAATGAAGGATCGGTATGGAGATGATCGTCGAACTGAAATCGAGCATGATGCGGAAGATTTCAGCTATGAAGACATGATTCCAAATGAGGAAGTGGTTATAACTGTTTCTCATCAAGGATATGTGAAGCGAACTGCTCTCACTGAATACCGTACGCAAGGAAGAGGTGGAGTTGGATCAAGAGGAGTATCTACCAAAGAGGACGATTGGACAGAATATATTTTCACAGCTTCCACTCATAATTACCTTTTGATCTTTACCGATAAAGGAAAGCTATTCTGGCTCAAAACCTATGCAATCCCTGAAGGAAGTAAAACAGCAAAAGGTCGACCAATTCAAAATTTGATCAATATTGAGTCGGATGATAAAATCAGAAGTATTATTCAAGTAGAAAGCTTGGATGATCAGGATTATATCAATAATCACTTCTTGGTGATGGTGACAAAACAAGGTGTCATCAAAAAGACTACCCTTGAACAATATTCCAGACCTCGCTCCAATGGTATTATTGCCCTAAACTTCCGTGAGGATGATCAGTTGGTGAATGTGAGCATGACCAATGGAAATCAGCACATTGTAATTGCAGCTAAAAGCGGAAGAGCAATTCACTTCCATGAATCAGCTGTAAGACCTATGGGACGTACAGCCACGGGGGTAAAAGCGATCACGTTAAATGATCAAAATGATTATGTCATTGGCATGGTTTGTGCCTCTGAGGAAAAAGCAACTCTATTGGTGGTTTCCGAAAAAGGATATGGAAAACGTTCCGATCTTGAAGAATACCGAATTACCAACAGAGGTGGAAAAGGTGTTAAAGCGATGAATGTGACTGAGAAGACAGGTTCTCTAGTCGCAATCAAACAAGTAGTGGATACAGATGATTTGATGATCATTAATAAATCTGGAATCACCATTCGAATTTCGATGGATGAGCTTCGTGTGATGGGTAGAGCCACTCAAGGAGTTCGATTAATTCGAGTAGGTGAAGGAGATGAAATTTCTTCTGTTGAAAAGATTTCTAGAGAAGAGGTAGAAACCCCAGATGTATCCGGTGATGATCAGCCAGAAAACTCAAACGGAGAATCAACCAATACACAAGAAATAACTGAATAA
- a CDS encoding sodium:solute symporter → MSTLDWVVLFGTLLTIAVYGIYKTRGQTNLDSYLRGKHSMNWWTIGLSIMATQASAITFLSTPGQAYEDGMRFIQFYFGLPLAMIIISVSFIPIYYKLKVYTAYEYLENRFDLKTRTLTALLFIVQRGLAAGITIYAPAIILSTLLGWNLTWTVIFIGSVVIIYTVSGGTEAVSITQKQQMAVMMGGMILAGIIVIKMLPISFQEAMHVAGKMDKLNVVSFEFDLADRYNVWSGMTAAVFLFLSYFGSDQSQVQRYLSGQTLTQSRMGLIMNGFLKIPMQFIILFIGVMVFVFYQFIQPPVVFNQVQTEKLKASEYAEDFSELERKYQESFEAGKSSYEELLLAINAGNENEAAEIQSKIKLIKSEQEEIRESVKSLILKNDPVAETRDTDYVFMRFVMDYLPKGIVGLLFAVIFSAAMSSSSSELNALGSTTTIDLYKRSLRKTESDRHYLNSSKAFTAFWGFGAILFAIYASLFENLIQAVNLLGSLFYGSILGIFMVGFFMKWVKGQAVFIGALLSQALILIIHFKNGVGLFGFHWDIGFLWYNAIGCISVMLFSGFIQLAKR, encoded by the coding sequence ATGAGTACACTGGATTGGGTTGTATTATTCGGAACGTTATTGACAATTGCTGTCTATGGCATTTATAAAACGCGTGGGCAAACTAATTTAGATTCCTATCTGCGTGGGAAGCATTCTATGAATTGGTGGACCATTGGTCTTTCAATCATGGCTACACAAGCATCAGCGATCACTTTTTTAAGTACTCCGGGGCAAGCCTACGAAGATGGGATGCGCTTTATTCAGTTTTATTTTGGCTTACCATTGGCAATGATCATTATTTCGGTGAGTTTCATTCCGATCTATTATAAGCTGAAAGTATACACCGCTTATGAGTATCTCGAAAATCGATTTGATCTAAAAACGCGTACGCTGACCGCTTTGCTTTTTATTGTCCAGCGTGGATTGGCTGCCGGAATTACCATTTATGCACCAGCCATAATTTTATCTACTTTATTAGGTTGGAATCTAACTTGGACTGTCATTTTCATTGGTTCTGTTGTGATTATTTATACAGTTTCTGGAGGAACAGAAGCGGTGTCAATTACTCAAAAACAGCAAATGGCGGTCATGATGGGAGGGATGATCTTAGCCGGAATTATTGTGATCAAAATGCTTCCGATTTCCTTTCAGGAGGCAATGCATGTAGCCGGCAAAATGGACAAACTGAATGTAGTGAGCTTCGAATTTGACCTCGCTGACCGATACAATGTGTGGTCGGGTATGACTGCAGCGGTGTTTTTATTCCTGTCTTATTTTGGATCAGACCAAAGTCAGGTGCAGCGTTATCTTTCAGGTCAAACATTAACCCAAAGTAGAATGGGCTTGATCATGAATGGATTTTTGAAAATTCCCATGCAGTTTATCATCCTCTTTATTGGGGTAATGGTGTTTGTATTTTACCAGTTCATTCAGCCGCCAGTAGTTTTTAATCAAGTTCAAACAGAGAAATTAAAGGCTAGTGAGTACGCTGAAGATTTTTCAGAATTAGAACGGAAGTATCAGGAAAGCTTTGAAGCGGGTAAGTCCTCGTATGAAGAACTATTATTGGCCATCAATGCAGGAAATGAAAATGAGGCTGCTGAGATTCAATCCAAAATAAAACTTATAAAATCCGAACAAGAGGAGATCAGGGAGTCGGTGAAAAGTCTTATTCTTAAAAACGATCCAGTTGCTGAAACTCGGGATACCGACTATGTTTTCATGCGGTTCGTTATGGATTATTTACCGAAAGGGATTGTAGGGCTTTTATTTGCAGTAATCTTTTCTGCAGCTATGTCTTCTTCCTCGTCTGAGCTTAATGCTTTGGGTTCTACGACTACCATTGATTTGTATAAACGTTCTTTGAGAAAGACTGAAAGTGATCGACATTATTTGAATTCTTCAAAAGCATTTACTGCCTTTTGGGGATTTGGAGCCATTCTTTTTGCGATTTATGCCTCTCTATTTGAAAACCTAATTCAAGCAGTGAATTTGTTGGGTTCGTTGTTTTACGGGTCAATTTTGGGAATTTTCATGGTGGGATTTTTTATGAAGTGGGTGAAAGGTCAGGCAGTTTTCATTGGAGCATTATTATCTCAGGCTTTAATCTTAATTATTCATTTTAAGAATGGAGTAGGGCTATTTGGATTTCATTGGGACATTGGCTTTTTGTGGTACAATGCCATCGGATGTATTTCTGTGATGTTGTTTTCAGGATTTATTCAATTAGCTAAAAGATGA
- a CDS encoding DUF2911 domain-containing protein: MKHVKNFSLILLLITAMSFSTLAQQIQMPQASPSAKISQQVGLTQVNVEYSRPSTKGRKIFGELVPYGEVWRTGANGATIFTFSTDVIIGGKTVPAGKYALYSIPGKSEWTMVLSKNTQLWGAIGYNASDDLVRWTVPASKTSKKYESFEISFNNLQDNSADVSLKWEQTRVDFTISTEVDSIVMADIQKQVIDAKSTNPALLYQAANYYFTTNKDLNLAYEWIKQSTDNDPKYWTMHLRAKIELALGKKTDALESASKSKAMAIENKNPDYVNLNDRLMKGIK; the protein is encoded by the coding sequence ATGAAACATGTCAAGAACTTTTCATTGATCTTATTGCTCATTACAGCCATGAGTTTTTCGACTTTGGCTCAGCAAATCCAAATGCCACAAGCTAGTCCAAGTGCTAAGATTTCTCAGCAAGTTGGCTTGACTCAAGTAAATGTGGAGTACAGCAGACCCAGCACAAAAGGAAGAAAAATTTTCGGCGAATTAGTCCCTTATGGTGAGGTGTGGAGAACAGGTGCCAACGGAGCAACTATTTTCACTTTCTCCACAGACGTGATCATTGGAGGAAAAACTGTACCTGCTGGCAAATATGCCTTGTATTCCATCCCAGGAAAATCTGAATGGACAATGGTATTAAGCAAAAACACCCAACTTTGGGGAGCTATTGGCTATAATGCTTCCGACGACTTGGTTCGTTGGACTGTGCCGGCCAGCAAGACCAGTAAAAAGTACGAAAGCTTTGAAATAAGCTTTAATAATCTCCAAGATAACAGTGCAGACGTTTCCTTGAAATGGGAACAAACTCGAGTAGATTTTACAATTAGCACAGAGGTCGATTCCATTGTAATGGCAGACATCCAAAAACAAGTAATCGATGCGAAGTCAACCAACCCAGCTTTACTTTATCAAGCTGCTAATTACTACTTCACTACCAATAAGGACTTAAACCTCGCCTACGAATGGATCAAGCAATCTACCGATAATGACCCTAAATATTGGACGATGCATTTACGGGCGAAAATTGAATTAGCGCTTGGAAAGAAAACAGATGCCTTGGAATCAGCAAGCAAATCCAAAGCGATGGCTATTGAAAACAAGAATCCTGATTACGTGAATCTTAACGATCGTTTGATGAAAGGAATCAAGTAA